One window of Acidobacteriota bacterium genomic DNA carries:
- a CDS encoding peptidylprolyl isomerase, producing the protein MPIVKEGDTITLHYKGWLDDGTVFDSSEAREPLSFKVGDGQVIQGFDDGVRGMAAGESRQLNIPPDQAYGEYYEELVTVVPRSGFTPDTPAIGLAFEMEMPTGESMTVHIIDVEGDDVTLDANHLLAGESLHFDVLLVSIDNE; encoded by the coding sequence ATGCCAATAGTAAAAGAAGGCGACACCATCACGCTTCACTATAAGGGGTGGCTCGATGACGGCACGGTGTTCGATTCTTCAGAAGCCCGCGAGCCCCTCAGCTTCAAAGTCGGCGACGGCCAGGTGATTCAGGGCTTCGACGACGGCGTCCGCGGTATGGCGGCCGGCGAGAGTCGGCAGCTCAACATCCCGCCCGATCAAGCTTATGGCGAGTACTATGAGGAACTGGTCACCGTCGTGCCTCGAAGCGGGTTCACTCCGGATACGCCAGCCATCGGTCTCGCGTTCGAAATGGAAATGCCGACCGGAGAGTCAATGACCGTCCACATCATCGACGTCGAAGGCGACGACGTAACCCTCGACGCCAATCACCTGCTGGCCGGCGAGTCGTTGCACTTCGACGTGCTTCTTGTCAGCATCGATAATGAATGA